Proteins from one Telopea speciosissima isolate NSW1024214 ecotype Mountain lineage chromosome 1, Tspe_v1, whole genome shotgun sequence genomic window:
- the LOC122672729 gene encoding glycerophosphodiester phosphodiesterase GDPD4-like, translating to MANPTQVRRQVQRQGFGWNRLSRTINRRFFRLFLILAFLAVIPPIFFHFRLRRFQQMQLKKCGWLNNPPIVCAHGGDSTKAFPNTMSAYRIALLSQVDCIEIDVSRTSDGSLFALHDRDLQRISGNKTAKVGHLSMKEIKELSGRHQFLQQFDDQDIPMIEDALTSVSRSVRQVILDVKVGPPSYEQGLARDIISVVEKTRCKNCLVWAKSDILVRDVINLSSDTTVGYIVMKDPSTGVRTNLLRMKGATVVGVYHPLINEKLVKILHGSNKKVYAWTVDDQVSMRKMLLECVDAIVTSNPTLLQHLMQEIRTECLDEGFSFL from the exons AATCCGACACAAGTTAGGAGACAAGTCCAACGGCAAGGTTTTGGGTGGAATCGGCTCTCGAGAACTATTAACCGCAGATTCTTCCGTTTGTTTCTgattcttgcattcttggctgTAATTCCTcctattttcttccatttcagACTCCGGCGATTTCAACAG ATGCAACTTAAAAAGTGTGGTTGGCTAAATAATCCTCCAATTGTCTGCGCTCATGGGGGTGATTCAACCAAGGCCTTTCCCAACACT ATGTCTGCATATCGCATTGCTCTTCTTTCTCAAGTAGATTGCATTGAGATTGATGTTTCCCGCACTTCAGATGGATCATTGTTTGCTCTCCATGACAG GGATTTGCAGCGGATATCTGGTAATAAAACTGCAAAAGTTGGGCACTTGAGCATGAAAGAG ATAAAAGAACTCAGTGGCAGGCATCAGTTCCTACAACAGTTCGATGATCAAGATATTCCTATGATTGAAGATGCTTTGACG TCAGTGTCAAGGTCAGTTCGGCAGGTGATACTGGATGTAAAAGTTGGGCCTCCATCATATGAGCAAGGGCTTGCAAGGGACATTATTTCTGTt GTGGAGAAGACACGATGTAAAAACTGCCTAGTTTGGGCTAAAAGTGACATTTTAGTGAGGGATGTGATTAATCTCTCATCAGACACTACA GTTGGTTACATTGTTATGAAGGATCCATCAACCGGTGTTAGAACAAACTTATTGAGGATGAAAGGTGCTACGGTTGTTGGTGTTTACCACCCTTTGATTAATGAGAAACTTGTGAAGATTTTGCATGGGAGCAATAAGAAGGTTTATGCTTGGACAGTTGATGATCAAGTTTCCATGCGCAAAATGCTGTTGGAATGTGTAGATGCCATTGTCACCAGCAATCCCACTCTTCTTCAACACCTTATGCAGGAAATTAGAACAGAATGCCTTGACGaaggattttcttttctttga
- the LOC122672707 gene encoding pentatricopeptide repeat-containing protein At1g08070, chloroplastic-like has protein sequence MQRNARNLSVHKSPFLPLYMEQYLISLLGSSVHKNQLKQIHTLVIRKYPGVSPLFVRRLLDLSVVDYARIVFDQIPQPDEYLCTSIISTYSKLSLDKEAIETFSSIYHNRTQTACYAFPPVLRSCASLLAIKEGKQIHSLVMKCGFVSNVFIQTALIDMYAKTGDLHSAKQVFDEIVVRDPVSYNCLISGYSKSGEVLAARKLFDEMTVRTVVSWNSMISCYAHNGYLHESLSIFEMMEAEKFPPNETTLVTILSICAKLGNLEMGLKVKKLINQNKLCMNMIVSTAILEMYVKCGAVDEARQEFDRMLERDVVAWSAMITGYAQNGRPNEALELFDLMRSENIQPNDVTLVSALSSCAQMGSVEDGERIGSYIESEGLTLNVYVCAALIDMYAKCGNIRKARQVFDQVIHRDIVSWNSIIGGLAINGFAEDAIALYDKMKETEVKPNDITFVSLLTACTHAGLVELGLKFFKSMRSDHNIIPKVEHCACIVDLFCRSGRLQEAFEFICQMEVEPNVVIWGTLLSACRIFSNVELAEQAVEKLLVLEPENSSNYVLLSNIYADVGRWQEALEVRKMMIGNRVRKTAAYSWIEVDNRMHKFLVGDTSHPRSDEIYCVIDGLGMQLNLASHVPNSELELLNLDISI, from the coding sequence ATGCAGAGGAATGCTAGAAACTTGTCGGTGCACAAAAGTCCATTTCTCCCCCTCTATATGGAGCAATATCTGATATCTTTGCTTGGATCTTCTGTGCACAAGAACCAGCTGAAGCAAATCCATACTCTCGTCATAAGAAAGTACCCTGGTGTCTCCCCACTCTTCGTTAGGAGACTGTTAGATTTGTCCGTAGTTGACTATGCTCGCATTGTTTTCGATCAAATACCTCAACCGGACGAATATCTCTGTACTTCTATCATTTCCACTTACTCCAAACTATCTTTGGACAAGGAAGCTATAGAGACATTCTCTTCCATATACCATAATAGAACCCAGACCGCTTGTTATGCATTTCCACCTGTTCTTAGGTCCTGTGCTTCGTTGTTGGCGATCAAAGAAGGAAAACAGATCCATTCTCTTGTAATGAAGTGTGGGTTTGTTTCAAATGTCTTTATCCAGACTGCTTTGATAGATATGTATGCGAAAACTGGTGATTTGCACTCTGCCAAGCAGGTTTTTGATGAAATTGTGGTGAGGGATCCAGTTTCTTACAACTGCTTGATATCTGGGTACTCTAAATCTGGGGAGGTTTTAGCTGCACGGAAATTGTTTGATGAGATGACTGTGAGAACAGTTGTTTCATGGAATTCCATGATTTCTTGCTACGCACATAATGGTTATCTTCATGAATCGCTGAGTATTTTCGAAATGATGGAAGCTGAGAAATTTCCGCCAAATGAAACGACTCTGGTGACTATTCTATCTATTTGTGCCAAGTTAGGGAACTTGGAGATGGGTTTGAAAGTTAAGAAATTAATCAATCAAAACAAGTTGTGTATGAATATGATTGTATCAACTGCGATATTGGAAATGTATGTGAAGTGTGGGGCTGTCGACGAAGCACGCCAAGAGTTTGATCGGATGCTTGAAAGGGATGTCGTTGCATGGAGTGCAATGATCACGGGATATGCCCAAAACGGCAGACCAAATGAGGCTCTAGAGCTCTTTGATTTGATGAGAAGTGAAAACATCCAGCCAAATGATGTAACATTAGTGAGTGCTCTATCGTCTTGTGCTCAGATGGGTTCAGTAGAAGATGGGGAGCGCATAGGCAGCTACATAGAAAGTGAAGGATTGACCTTGAATGTCTATGTGTGCGCTGCTTTGATAGATATGTATGCTAAATGTGGGAACATCAGAAAAGCTCGTCAAGTCTTTGATCAGGTGATTCATAGAGACATTGTTTCTTGGAATTCCATTATTGGAGGGCTAGCAATTAATGGGTTTGCTGAGGATGCTATTGCTCTTTATGacaaaatgaaagaaactgaGGTGAAACCAAATGACATAACATTTGTGAGCTTGTTAACTGCTTGCACACATGCAGGTCTTGTTGAACTGGGACTTAAATTCTTTAAGAGTATGAGATCAGATCACAACATTATACCAAAGGTTGAGCACTGCGCTTGTATTGTGGATCTCTTTTGTAGATCGGGGAGGTTACAAGAGGCATTTGAATTTATATGTCAAATGGAAGTGGAGCCCAATGTTGTCATATGGGGTACCTTACTGAGTGCTTGTAGGATCTTTTCCAATGTAGAGCTTGCCGAGCAGGCAGTTGAGAAGCTACTTGTTTTAGAGCCAGAGAACTCATCGAACTACGTTCTTCTTTCTAACATATATGCTGATGTGGGGAGATGGCAAGAAGCATTAGAAGTGAGGAAAATGATGATTGGCAATAGAGTGCGGAAAACAGCTGCATATAGTTGGATAGAAGTGGATAATAGGATGCATAAGTTTCTGGTTGGAGACACATCCCATCCAAGGTCCGACGAGATCTATTGTGTCATTGATGGGTTGGGAATGCAGTTGAACTTGGCTAGTCATGTTCCAAATTCTGAATTAGAGTTATTAAATCTTGATATCTCAATTTAA